The Oculatellaceae cyanobacterium genomic interval CGAGCTTTGCTGATGTGCCGCAATTTAGAGTGGTTTTTGACGTGCGATCGCAAAGCTAACACAGCATCAGCATTGTCCATCTCTTTGGTTAACACAACTGGCAAGTTTAAGATCTCAATTACTTGATCTAACTGCTGACGGCTAATGCCATAAGGATAAACGTGTAATGGTAAATCCTCCCCATTTGGGCCACTAATCTCATGCTCACGAGCATATAGATCTTGCTGATGCCAAGAGCTATCTAACAATTGTTCAAAAGAGTTTTCTTCAGCAAACCCATCTACCAACGGGCGGTTTTTGATCTCAGCCTTACTCACAGGCATTGGTTGCATCTGCCCTGATGAGCGCCATCCACGCACATTAGGCGCAGATGCTGGTGTTTGCAATGAGCTAGCCTTAGCTGAAGCAACTTCGGGCAATTCCCGTGTGATTGTCACTTGACCAGTTTCATTAACAGTGCGTACTTGGGGACTTGGTTTACGGTTCCGTAGCAGCGTATCAACTGTATCAGAAACGCTTTCGTGTACTACCCAACGATGCCGCTCTAGCATCTCTACCGCTATTTCAAACGTTGGCGGAGCCTTACGTTCTAAAACTGTCTTCTGAGAAGCTCTGCGTCTAGCTTCGTCATCCCCCAGTGTCACAGCTTGGATACCGCCGACTAAATCAGATAGCGTCGGGTTTTTAATCAAGTTTTCAATGTGGTTGCCGTGAGCAGTACCAACCAGTTGCACACCCCGCTCGGCAATTGTCCGCGCTGCTTGTGCTTCTAATTCTGTACCGATTTCATCAATTACGATCACTTCTGGCATATGGTTTTCCACTGCCTCAATCATCACTTGATGTTGCAGTTCTGGGCGGGCAACTTGCATTCTCCTAGCTCTACCAATGGCTGGATGTGGAATATCTCCATCGCCAGCAATTTCATTGGATGTATCAATGATTACTACCCGTTTATGCAACTCATCTGCCAAAACTCTCGCAATTTCCCGTAGTGCTGTAGTTTTGCCTACACCTGGACGACCTAGCATCAAAATCGAGTTGCCAGTTTCAACTAAGTCACGGATCATGGCAATAGTGCCAAAAACTGCCCGACCAACACGGCAGGTCAAACCAATAATATCGCCTGTACGATTGCGAATAGCACTGATCCGGTGCAAAGTGCGCTCGATTCCTGCTCGGTTATCGCCGCTAAACAGACCCACTCGTTGGATGCAATAATTTATATCTTCTTTAGAAACTGGAGTTTCACCCAGATACTCAGCTTTATTTGGAAACCGCGCCTCTGGAAGCCGTCCCAAATCCATGACCACCTCAATCAAACTTTCTTGCTGCGGGTGCTTCTCCAAAGATGAACGTATCTGTTCTGGCAAGATGTGCAGCAATTTACTGAGATCGTCTGTAATTTGCATTCTTCCTAAACTGATGTTCTCATCCACGATGGGTGATTGTTCCTTTTACTGATGATTTAAGCTGAGAAACTAAAGAATGAGCGAGCGCAACCGCCTCCCATAATAGCTGGGGCGTTTCTTCCAGCCTGCTATTAATTTGTTGGTTATAAATAGATGAGGCATTATTATCAGCCTCATCTATGGCGCTCTTTTCTAATTTTTCTAAAATTGGCGATAACAACACGCGGGCATAACTACCGTAAGCTACACCAGCCACAAAAGGTTTGGCATTGGTTGCACTGCTCAAATTTGTATTTAGTAAGCCTGACACTTTAAGTTTATTAACTGTGTAATCATTTGTGCCTCCTGCTAACTGTATAAATCCTGGCAACTTTGCTGCTAATACTTTTTCCCCTAATTTGACGGCGGCGCGAGTAGTTCCAGCACCAATATCGCCACTCATCGGTCGTCCATCTGTCTGCCAAACTAAGTTACATGGCAGAGGTTGCATCACCTCATATAATGCCCACAGGTAGTCAATCAACCCCTCACCATCGCCACAGCTAACGGCTATCAGTTTGAGTTGATCAACCCAAGGAGAAATTGCCTGCCATAAGCGTTTAAAATCTGCTAAATGCCCCACAGAAGTATGAATTTCTATCGCATCCACTCCGGTTTGGATAATTAATGGTGCGATCGCTTCTGGAGTATATATATATGAACGAGTGACAATTTGTTGAATCGGACAAACAGGTAAACACCGACCACAACCATAGCAGCGCTGATCGAGCACACCACAGGAGGAATTAGCTGTATCCTGAAATGCGATCGCATTAGCTGGGCAAATTTTTTCACAAGGACGAGTGCAATCTGCTGGACAATTTGCAGGGTTAAATTCTGCCTTACGAAAATGTGGGTCTTCCCCATCATTCAAACTCACCATTAACCAGGGCAAATTATTCCCACCAAACCCACGTTCTTTTGCAGCACCAGCTAAGGAACCCGCAACTTTTAGCCCGTCAATTGTCGCGGCAATCACTGCTGGGTCGGCAGCAACATCAATGCAGTCAGCACCAGCCAAAGTATAAGCCAAAGTAAGATTCCGAACGGCAGGAAGGTAAGATAAGCTGGCTCCGCAAATGAGTTTAAACCAGTGACCCTCCTTCAGGGAATGTAAGGGATTGTACAAATTAATCACCCTTATATCCTAATTCTTCCTTGCCCTACTTAACAATTCACAAACTCGCAGTTATAGCAACCGCCAAGGCAGTTAGGACAAGCATCTATTCTGAAAGCCTTGGGAATAAAAGTTTTGGGGGCGACCACGCCGCTAGAGCGGCTGGTCTATAAGGCTTATAGCTCTCAAGCCCCTTTGATAAAATGACTTTTTATTCGCAATAAGGTTGAGCATTTCCTCTACCCATAACTGACACTCATGAAAACCAACCA includes:
- a CDS encoding R3H domain-containing nucleic acid-binding protein translates to MDENISLGRMQITDDLSKLLHILPEQIRSSLEKHPQQESLIEVVMDLGRLPEARFPNKAEYLGETPVSKEDINYCIQRVGLFSGDNRAGIERTLHRISAIRNRTGDIIGLTCRVGRAVFGTIAMIRDLVETGNSILMLGRPGVGKTTALREIARVLADELHKRVVIIDTSNEIAGDGDIPHPAIGRARRMQVARPELQHQVMIEAVENHMPEVIVIDEIGTELEAQAARTIAERGVQLVGTAHGNHIENLIKNPTLSDLVGGIQAVTLGDDEARRRASQKTVLERKAPPTFEIAVEMLERHRWVVHESVSDTVDTLLRNRKPSPQVRTVNETGQVTITRELPEVASAKASSLQTPASAPNVRGWRSSGQMQPMPVSKAEIKNRPLVDGFAEENSFEQLLDSSWHQQDLYAREHEISGPNGEDLPLHVYPYGISRQQLDQVIEILNLPVVLTKEMDNADAVLALRSHVKNHSKLRHISKARHIPIHSIKASTIPQITRSLRRMLNMDESILEETTDLRLFSHNGSEDEIEALEEARLAVEQIVIPKGQPVELLPRSPKVRKIQHELVEHYHLKSTSFGDEPNRRLRIFPA
- a CDS encoding LdpA C-terminal domain-containing domain → MAYTLAGADCIDVAADPAVIAATIDGLKVAGSLAGAAKERGFGGNNLPWLMVSLNDGEDPHFRKAEFNPANCPADCTRPCEKICPANAIAFQDTANSSCGVLDQRCYGCGRCLPVCPIQQIVTRSYIYTPEAIAPLIIQTGVDAIEIHTSVGHLADFKRLWQAISPWVDQLKLIAVSCGDGEGLIDYLWALYEVMQPLPCNLVWQTDGRPMSGDIGAGTTRAAVKLGEKVLAAKLPGFIQLAGGTNDYTVNKLKVSGLLNTNLSSATNAKPFVAGVAYGSYARVLLSPILEKLEKSAIDEADNNASSIYNQQINSRLEETPQLLWEAVALAHSLVSQLKSSVKGTITHRG